The Actinopolymorpha sp. NPDC004070 genome includes a region encoding these proteins:
- a CDS encoding DNA polymerase III subunit delta', with the protein MTQVQHAGSDAEELAPADVPMTGVWADLVGQEPTVAVLRPAATAAAAWLAGDRSPSAMTHAWLLTGPPGSGRSNAARAFAAALQCERGGCGECSACRTALTGSHPDVTLVRTEQLSLKVEEIRELVRKSAMSPVGRRWQILVVEDADRLTEQAADALLKSLEEPAERTVWLLCAPTVEDVVPTIRSRCRLLVLRTPPTSAVAEVLQRRYDVEPAVAMFAARASQGHIGRARALATQEEVRVRRQQVLAVPNSLRDLASCLTAAAQLVETASREAKEATADLDGAEKLELERAYGVSGSGGRGPRPRQLQTAQKDLEEQQKVRAKRLQRDALDRALLDLMAYYRDVLAVALGARTELVNEELRDEIERRAAETRPEQVIHQIDAILACREAITANVAPLLAAEAMTIALWNTPG; encoded by the coding sequence ATGACCCAGGTGCAGCACGCCGGCAGCGACGCGGAGGAGCTCGCCCCCGCCGACGTACCCATGACCGGGGTCTGGGCCGACCTGGTGGGACAGGAGCCGACCGTCGCCGTCCTGCGACCTGCCGCCACCGCGGCCGCCGCCTGGCTGGCCGGAGACCGGTCGCCGTCGGCCATGACCCACGCCTGGCTGCTCACCGGGCCGCCGGGTTCGGGTCGTTCGAACGCCGCCCGCGCGTTCGCCGCCGCCCTGCAGTGCGAGCGGGGCGGGTGCGGGGAGTGCTCGGCGTGCCGGACCGCGCTCACCGGTTCGCATCCCGACGTCACCCTGGTCCGCACCGAGCAGCTCAGCCTGAAGGTCGAGGAGATCCGCGAGCTCGTCCGCAAGTCGGCGATGTCGCCGGTCGGCCGGCGCTGGCAGATCCTGGTCGTCGAGGACGCCGACCGGCTCACCGAGCAGGCCGCCGACGCGTTGTTGAAGAGCCTGGAGGAGCCGGCCGAGCGTACGGTCTGGTTGCTGTGCGCACCGACTGTGGAGGACGTCGTCCCCACGATCCGGTCGCGATGCCGGTTGCTGGTTCTGCGTACTCCCCCCACGTCCGCGGTCGCGGAGGTGCTCCAGCGCAGGTACGACGTCGAGCCGGCGGTGGCGATGTTCGCCGCACGCGCGTCGCAGGGGCACATCGGGCGGGCGCGGGCGCTGGCGACGCAGGAGGAGGTGCGGGTCCGGCGCCAGCAGGTCCTCGCGGTGCCGAACAGCCTGCGTGACCTGGCCAGCTGCCTGACCGCGGCCGCGCAGCTGGTCGAGACTGCCTCCAGGGAGGCGAAGGAGGCGACCGCCGACCTCGACGGTGCGGAGAAGCTCGAGCTCGAACGCGCGTACGGCGTCAGCGGCAGTGGCGGTCGCGGTCCCCGTCCTCGCCAGCTGCAGACGGCGCAGAAGGACCTGGAGGAGCAGCAGAAGGTCCGCGCCAAGCGGCTGCAGCGCGATGCCCTCGACCGCGCACTGCTGGACCTGATGGCGTACTACCGCGACGTGCTCGCGGTGGCTCTCGGCGCCCGGACGGAGCTCGTCAACGAGGAGTTGCGCGACGAGATCGAACGCCGCGCCGCCGAGACCCGGCCCGAACAGGTCATCCACCAGATCGACGCGATCCTCGCCTGCCGGGAGGCGATCACGGCCAACGTCGCCCCGCTGCTCGCCGCCGAGGCGATGACCATCGCCTTGTGGAACACCCCCGGCTGA